TTCTTCATGAAATTCACCTGAAAACCATCATGGTCAATGGTAAAGATCACAGGACACATCAAGACACCTGGGCCACAAGCACTACAAACCCCCACATCTTTCATAATGGCCTATGCTTCAGTTGTAATACACATAGTAATACCATTTAGTTCATTACTGTGATATGATCGACCGCATCAAAATGGATATAATAATTTACCCAGAGCAGCCAGTGCAAACATgcagtaaaaatcccattctttAGTGTATCTGATGATGTCAGCTGGGTCATTGCTGAGCTGTGACCCCTGCAGGAGAGACCACCGCAGATACGCCTCACACAAGAGACAGAACACGCACAGTTTCCAGTGGATCTAAAGAGGAGAAAGaggttatgtttaaaaaaaataaacaaataaaataaaaataaataaaattatatatatatatatatgagagagagagagagagattgtttttttacattaaaaatttgtaaaaatgcaaaagaaccacacataaaataaacacatcatatttttttttttgtaggcaGTATTCAGTGTATATTGCACAGTATATGCAGTAAACAAGTATTTGAATAttctgccagagagagagagagagagatgattatGATCATGATGACCACATAATGTCTCTTCTAAATCTGTTAAGAAACAATAAGATTATAGTTCGACTCACATTGATCTCAGTGTTGAAGAGAATATGCCTAAAGGCCTGGGTTTTGCATAACGTGGCATCTATTAGAATAATAACTGGATCATATTCGATGTATTTGTCAACTGGTTTCTTGCATGAGCCctgcacagaaaaaaaaaaactatttactttcaaaaaattaaaaattaaaaaatgacagACTACTATGAACTTGAGTCAGCTACAGAACTACCATTGACTTGAGTCAAAAATCCATCTACCCAAATACTTGTTTTCTCTAGTAATGGTTTTGCATGTTGGTTTTAAACATGTAGTACAACAAAAAAGTTGAACTGGGTTTTCAGAACaaggttatttaaaaaattaatataatatatatgtcaAGTTGTCACAATTGTTTAATGTTGAAATTTcaaacaattaaacaatttatGGAATGCAAAACAATGGTTTGTTATTTTTGCATGTAACATTTTTTGTAGTATTTTATATTTCAAACAAAGACATTCTTGATTAATACTCTCAAAAAACAGCAGTTGATATGCTTTTTTCTTGGCCTagttattattatacaaaatattttgggtgcatttttgtcaatttcagtgGAATTTGTGCCCCTAGCCCCCATTCATTTCTGATCCTGGCAATTTGTCATTGTTTGTTGTCACAATATAAACCTTGTTTAGACTCCCATAGCTCTCCCATTGTTTAACATTTGTTATATTAGGGTCATAACCACAATGGATGGCTCCTTATTACCGTAGTTAGGTaaatgtagctagtctttctaaaaaaATTCGTTCTGGAAAATATGACAGCCAAAACAcatgtaaataaatcaaataatataaaataggaGTCTAATAGATTCCCTCTAATAGATTTAAAATGAAACTAACTGTCCAGCCACTGTGTTACTACTACAGAATAAATGCGATACATTTGAGTAAGAGCGATGATTATTGATGATAATTGACGTTGATGCGGCACAGTTCTCCTCTTTttttcagtgctgtttataatgtcagaGTTGTCAAGCAGTTTGAGGGGCTTGACCTCTTCCACCGCCTTCTAAAGTAGATTAGTCTTTGTTGAATTCAAATACGTTTTTTTGTCTCCTCCCACCATTTCAATAGCTTTCAATTTCAATAGCTTTTGCAAGGAAGACTTTATGCTATgtgactgtataaaaaaaaaaactgtatttaaatCCTAAACCTACAGTACCCTGAGCGATAGGCTACTAACTGCAGTACAAAGTGTGACAATTATCCCAGACCTTGGTATTTGCATTCCAATGGGCATACAGTTATGTATTAAAATCAACAGAAAAGTTGATACCCAGATTTTACACTTCAAACTTTACACTTACACATATAGTGATCTTTAGTATTCCGTTGCTGTAATCTCGATGTAGCTCGTTTGCATCCGCATTACACTCGATACATTTTAACACACCCGGTGCCATTCTTCATGAAACAGCatgaaaacacacattcaactTCCTGAATCCTGAGAAAGGGCGGGGCCTATGAAGCAACTTAatgggaaatgtagttattttattttccacAGACACGAATTCTATCGAAGCAAATGTACTCACATGCAACTACATTGCC
This sequence is a window from Xyrauchen texanus isolate HMW12.3.18 chromosome 30, RBS_HiC_50CHRs, whole genome shotgun sequence. Protein-coding genes within it:
- the arv1 gene encoding protein ARV1 isoform X1, translated to MAPGVLKCIECNADANELHRDYSNGILKITICGSCKKPVDKYIEYDPVIILIDATLCKTQAFRHILFNTEINIHWKLCVFCLLCEAYLRWSLLQGSQLSNDPADIIRYTKEWDFYCMFALAALELAVFCVGVMVILWSVQWFCGGVLECTPLLKALLLSSYGKVLLIPAVIWEHDFSPLCFSLIRLFVLTSNTQAIRVILNCRRRLALLAVCGGLLLETCVSQALKTLQVCSQDYLPVL